One genomic segment of Sparus aurata chromosome 24, fSpaAur1.1, whole genome shotgun sequence includes these proteins:
- the LOC115576970 gene encoding proline-rich protein 12-like isoform X2 — translation MERNYPAAGFGDLGAGTGWNYDRSAKASVMYGSSRSSHPDSELLHRQAYGTPHSLQGYATNHHTGGSRQGGAWGGAGHTLGLSGLFDASLHHASPSGPDPSVMNLISALESRGPQPPPSASSLLSQFRTASWQTGALPSSSSFPSSSALSAYQHPGSFSGRSFTPSLSLQDTSTFSPTSNGLLSPHDPLLHIKTPSQSSLGFDRLLSSQSASQTQATSSSSSCHLPPPQFNLLSSQLHNQSSQLYNASMFSSASALPPTAAPLPPPPPLPQPPPELAVSRQDSVIKHYQRSSPAQSAPLPPQQYVSCGGSPCYQQIASHHRHSGVPCSPIEEQSPISDSKPSPRIESKTYQPIIQTPYTSSPSSSSTSSSSGPKGAKSSGSSSGYSSSGSASSSSRTPHTPPSASSTSSSSSKTSTGSLSAPSHQQPPPQSATATPPLPVVSSTHVQQPTPKHCLSTYGSPSVAKSSTGLPDQTPPQQHAQSHSPSQPPPIHMAQSYGSFNSPHAQDLSSGATGAGGEAFPDTGSGGRSFSAEIVFGESSFGSASLRREGSPSLGYGGAGGSTGCGPIPGAAVLGSGVASAGTGSRAAAVGNGGNNSYHLPESCPSPSINSTISCPGLHSPDSACHAQSPGGSGATKYMSSMLSPSFMSSPQVFSGTQQAQSQPYHSTPPQPKTKVEQSQGEEEDDDDFLIHHLLHTQSSTPHASQHHPPSQQLTQSLAQARDGESKGMTYEMSKISEDRYHLQSVIRTSSTTSSSGNGTAIDDAAIGLNSPLEISQKKQQQTESKLNISKSTAGGVGGVSDSFSLSHQQQHESLDSVVHYGSGDRYTQHPHSQHSHHTSHVSSHCQQHSQHSQISQHCRHTQHSQHNHPHSHSHSQPHMELKKPSDANDNAYLCNTPDVQHAQQNHISLSLMDSPSDPPQQTQMPESVLCTNRTKIDPHQPPSQQQQHPLRQQSNESSQLQLQLQTQGMDIQYSLGGQQRDGTQAGQNSVSPLEMLEQSLSRTNSRDNRRSLDRTGVGVPVTGGEGVGGDRHEQQHRLTPHHHPQQTTSDIHDFLSEPDLGLSTPAHLHHLSQRQAHHQPQARTHHQLSHSQLAHPLSHRMAANMATPQQQPQQREPVTQLSHSQIDQLKQHQFDPVGKEVQHHAQHPQRFAPLTSICFPDSLLQDEDRPFFPEMEDIFCSAGYKSSCAGDSGAGQAAQESLTQHHGQGQEGMKTLKTGVARESYDIVGHHNDQGYGQYCNSLPETGNNNLHSDLDSLKTHKLPSTVNTDQLGLIQSQTLAIGLSSTVLGDGSVNKIIGAVGVGGSCSTPGLTSPIFCSSRPKKLLKTSSFHLLKQRREPQPQTKKNYAQEYEFEDDEDKADVPADIRLNSRRHPDLLPDLVSSCRKAGGVSGVSGLSPLISDMDFCHSSNYPSLGHSSQPPSNGGPKKRGRKPTKPKREGPPRPRGRPRIRPLPEPPYCRGLVGSVAGESRRGRGRGRGRGRKEQGLVEMHQDMNKAGLPYHLQQLHQQQQCSQQQPYQQHPHQHNRQQADHHQAPQQQHHLHQHQLHVSCPHPLPHHQEQQHHHHEPQQQLSQQPQQDPIRPMKIKLPIPDMLPSESLLRTDSLSSIEPAFSDGSVGSAPSLGPSPGPSNIVDISRNDLSQTHIKLLKHQEKAAEMVWKKDFDDPLNPEAWASMQKLSGSADEKAFDLKPGFITSFLDFLKTGKKQTGFEHGHDGGEQEALNSCFSLKGEIRPLTSPHPPLPQTPPLPPTGTFSEGGQGEGADLALSSCPSPCKPLDEELKGNLETLPSFSSDEEDSVSKNQDLQKSISSAISALYDTPHTLAAAMASAMVKAPPTLSTPTPPPLTPPLPAIPPLIPSTENGKEEALTYNEQHIQDKRDQQLDSPQSNREEAVEREVEQGGVEEEDGEGTTVNNKDLIRHSHSLQRLLDEQEEEEEKEERMTEMQILEVSEVSDSPSGSVLAPEHPSPSLSISPSPPSYSAPSPLPPLCLSVPSPMPFRQEEEMENPTYPPSEQQQHSFQRAPTAGTSPPPSTSPPAVPSSPLSNLPLGQSIPPPSTTPPPSSSDQDQEPDVGQPSPFSPSSSSPSSSSSPPPSPPTPEEAPASQRLTSLHLAKKQADAAIAGESEEEDSESGGEGIFRERDEFVVRTEDIGTLKMALQTGREPPPIWRVQKALLQKFSPEIKDGQRQFCATSNYLGYFGDAKMRYQRLYVKFLENVNKKDYVRVCSRKPWHRAGLTLRRQSLPKQLPTNHNRTPPQVERDDRDRERQKERELKEQREKEQRERENREKVEKEYKERQRRERLEKERKEREKQEQEQKERNRKEIKKVEREKEDRDENERGNRESEREMERENEKGSERGEKGPKEREKGEYEREQRERELKETERRNREQKEKEKQDKERKEREKQERERRERERHERELKERERHEREQRERERKEREHKETDNLEREKRDKEREKREREQREAQEQKDREQKERDEERGRVQKEKERRENEKEKEKQRDQENVRGRRDDTMEIAGLKEDKRRREKKMECQTRAKTSQDNVEPPPKKRMKWLKVVQSSSDESDSSPPSDEDGPVQGGADSRAMREMFRSYVEMLVSTALDPDMIQALQDTDDELYLPPMRRIDSLLSEQKRRLLRRVNMSAQHQEALHIFPRLTADTLESGAVKVHLGGEGYNRKTLNWVKRSIPKQQDLKLSIETCRIYSLYHSLHHFKYHTFLHCKKETHSIEQAAEDPGQEEVVQQCMANQGWLESLYNSFMELLSLSAKA, via the exons ATGGAGAGGAATTATCCCGCTGCAGGCTTCGGGGATCTCGGGGCTGGGACGGGATGGAATTACGACAGATCGGCCAAAGCAAG CGTTATGTATGGGAGCTCCAGGTCATCCCACCCAGACTCAGAACTGCTCCACCGGCAAGCCTATGGCACCCCACACTCCCTCCAGGGCTATGCAACCAACCATCACACAGGAGGTTCCAGACAGGGTGGCGCCTGGGGTGGCGCTGGACACACGCTTG GCCTGTCAGGGCTCTTTGATGCCAGCCTCCACCATGCCAGCCCCTCGGGTCCTGACCCCTCCGTCATGAATCTGATTTCAGCTCTTGAGTCCAGAGGTCCACAGCCCCCACCCTCTGCTTCATCCCTTCTCTCTCAATTTCGCACTGCCTCTTGGCAAACTG GGGCCCTTCCGAGTTCCAGctctttcccctcctcctcagccCTTTCTGCATACCAGCATCCTGGCTCCTTCTCTGGACGATCTTTCACTCCCTCATTATCCCTTCAAGACACGTCTACATTTAGTCCAACTTCCAATGGTTTGCTATCACCCCATGATCCTCTTCTGCATATCAAAACACCCTCCCAGTCCAGCTTGGGCTTTGATCGCTTGTTGTCTTCCCAGAGTGCTTCTCAGACCCAagccacttcctcctcctccagttgCCACCTACCACCTCCCCAGTTCAATCTGTTGTCCTCCCAGCTACACAACCAGTCCTCCCAACTCTATAACGCCTCCATGTTCTCTTCCGCATCAGCCCTACCACCTACGGCAGCCCCTCTGCCCCCTCCACCTCCGCTGCCCCAGCCTCCTCCAGAGTTGGCAGTTTCCCGGCAGGACAGTGTGATTAAGCATTACCAGCGCTCGTCCCCAGCTCAGTCCGCACCACTCCCCCCACAGCAATATGTAAGCTGCGGTGGATCACCGTGCTACCAGCAGATAGCCAGCCACCATCGGCATTCTGGAGTGCCCTGCAGTCCAATAGAGGAGCAGAGCCCAATCTCTGACTCCAAGCCCTCACCACGGATAGAGTCGAAGACATATCAACCCATCATACAAACTCCTTACACATCCTCaccctccagctcctccacttcctcctcatctGGCCCCAAGGGAGCCAAGAGTTCTGGCTCCAGTAGTGGCTACTCTTCTTCGGGCTCAGCATCATCCTCTTCCCGTACCCCACACACTCCACCATCagcctcctctacctcctcttcatcctccaaGACGAGCACTGGCTCCCTGTCTGCTCCCTCTCATCAGCAGCCCCCACCTCAGTCAGCAACAGCGACACCTCCTCTGCCAGTGGTGTCATCCACCCATGTTCAACAGCCAACACCCAAACATTGCCTCTCTACCTATGGCTCTCCATCGGTGGCCAAATCTAGCACAGGCCTACCAGACCAGACCCCTCCCCAGCAACATGCCCAGTCCCACTCTCCCAGCCAGCCTCCACCTATACACATGGCCCAGTCTTATGGAAGCTTCAACTCACCTCATGCCCAAGACCTGAGCTCTGGAGCAACGGGCGCTGGAGGGGAGGCTTTCCCTGATACAGGCTCTGGGGGACGCTCATTTTCTGCAGAGATAGTCTTTGGTGAATCAAGCTTTGGCTCAGCTTCTCTTAGAAGAGAAGGCAGCCCTTCCTTAGGGTATGGGGGTGCTGGAGGATCAACAGGATGTGGACCCATTCCAGGAGCGGCTGTACTTGGCAGTGGAGTTGCTTCTGCAGGAACAGGGAGcagggctgctgctgttggtaATGGAGGCAACAACTCTTACCATCTGCCTGAGTCTTGTCCATCACCCTCCATCAATTCTACAATCAGCTGCCCTGGATTACACTCTCCTGATTCTGCCTGCCATGCACAGTCCCCTGGAGGCTCAGGTGCAACAAAATACATGTCCTCCATGCTCTCTCCTTCTTTTATGTCCTCACCACAAGTTTTCAGTGGTACACAGCAAGCACAGAGCCAGCCCTACCACTCAACGCCACCCcagccaaaaacaaaagttgaaCAATCCCAaggtgaggaagaagatgatgatgatttccTTATCCACCACTTATTACATACCCAGAGCTCCACTCCCCATGCATCCCAGCATCACCCACCTTCTCAGCAACTAACCCAATCACTCGCACAGGCTAGGGATGGGGAAAGCAAGGGGATGACTTATGAAATGAGCAAGATCTCGGAAGACCGCTACCACCTTCAAAGTGTCATTCGTACCAGTAGCACCACCAGCAGTTCTGGCAATGGAACGGCAATTGATGATGCAGCAATTGGCTTAAACAGTCCGTTGGAAATTTCACAGaagaaacaacagcagacagagtCAAAGTTGAACATATCAAAGTCCACTGCTGGAGGGGTAGGTGGGGTGAGTGACTCCTTTTCCCTCTCCCATCAGCAACAGCATGAGTCCCTAGACTCTGTGGTCCATTATGGAAGTGGGGACCGCTACACACAGCACCCACATTCTCAACATTCCCATCATACCTCACATGTGTCCTCACACTGTCAGCAGCACTCTCAGCACTCCCAAATCTCACAGCACTGTCGGCACACTCAACACTCTCAGCATAATCATCcccattcacactcacacagccaGCCTCATATGGAGCTGAAGAAACCGTCAGATGCAAACGACAATGCCTACTTGTGTAACACACCAGATGTGCAGCATGCTCAACAAAACcatatctccctctctctgatgGATTCGCCCTCAGACCCTCCCCAGCAAACACAAATGCCGGAGTCTGTCCTCTGTACCAACCGCACAAAGATTGACCCCCATCAACCCCCttcacagcaacagcagcatccTTTGAGACAGCAGAGTAACGAGTCCTCACAGTTGCAACTCCAGCTCCAAACTCAGGGTATGGATATCCAATACAGCCTTGGAGGTCAGCAAAGAGATGGAACCCAAGCAGGTCAGAACTCGGTATCTCCGCTTGAGATGCTGGAACAATCTCTTTCCCGAACGAACAGCAGAGACAATAGAAGATCTCTGGACAGAACTGGAGTTGGGGTGCCAGTAACAGGAGGGGAGGGAGTTGGTGGAGACAGAcatgagcagcagcacagactcACACCTCACCACCATCCCCAACAAACAACTTCAGATATCCACGACTTCCTTTCTGAACCAGATTTAGGCTTGTCCACCCCTGCACACCTGCACCACCTCAGCCAGCGCCAGGCCCACCACCAACCACAAGCACGCACTCATCATCAGCTGTCACACTCTCAGTTAGCTCATCCACTCTCCCACCGGATGGCAGCAAATATGGCAACACCCCAACAACAGCCCCAACAAAGAGAGCCTGTAACCCAACTGTCACACTCCCAGATAGACCAGCTCAAACAACACCAGTTTGACCCAGTGGGTAAAGAAGTACAACATCATGCTCAGCATCCACAGCGTTTTGCACCTCTAACATCCATCTGCTTTCCAGACTCTCTCCTGCAAGATGAAGATCGTCCTTTCTTTCCTGAGATGGAAGACATTTTTTGTTCAGCTGGTTACAAGTCAAGTTGTGCTGGGGATTCTGGGGCTGGACAGGCTGCTCAAGAAAGCCTTACCCAGCATCATGGGCAGGGGCAAGAGGGTATGAAAACCTTAAAAACAGGAGTAGCTCGAGAGAGCTATGATATAGTTGGTCATCACAATGATCAAGGCTATGGACAGTACTGCAACAGCCTTCctgaaacaggaaataataaTCTGCACTCAGACCTTGACTCTCTGAAGACCCACAAGCTTCCCTCCACTGTGAATACTGACCAGCTTGGCCTCATCCAATCCCAAACTCTGGCAATAGGATTGAGTTCAACAGTTCTAGGGGATGGCTCAGTCAACAAGATAATTGGAGCTGTGGGAGTCGGTGGAAGTTGCAGCACTCCTGGTCTGACGTCACCTATCTTCTGTTCCTCTCGACCCAAGAAACTGCTGAAGACAAGCTCATTTCACCTGCTCAAACAGCGGCGTGAGCCACAACCTCAAACTAAGAAAAACTATGcacaggagtatgaatttgaagacGATGAGGATAAAGCTGATGTGCCAGCTGATATCCGCCTCAACAGTCGTCGACATCCTGATCTGCTCCCTGACTTGGTTTCTAGTTGTAGAAAGGCTGGTGGGGTATCAGGAGTAAGTGGGCTCAGTCCACTAATTAGTGACATGGACTTCTGCCACTCCTCCAACTACCCTTCTCTTGGACACTCTTCACAACCGCCCTCCAATGGTGGCCCCAAGAAAAGAGGCAGGAAACCAACTAAACCAAAACGTGAAGGCCCTCCTCGCCCGCGAGGTAGACCACGCATACGTCCTCTTCCAGAGCCTCCTTACTGTAGGGGGCTTGTGGGATCAGTGGCTGGAGAAAGTAGGCGGGGTCGTGGACGGGGTCGTGGTCGAGGCAGAAAGGAGCAAGGGCTTGTGGAAATGCATCAAGACATGAACAAAGCAGGCCTCCCATATCATCTTCAACAGCTGCATCAACAGCAACAGTGCAGCCAACAGCAGCCTTACCAACAGCATCCACACCAACATAACAGACAGCAGGCAGATCACCATCAagcaccacaacaacaacatcacctGCATCAACATCAGCTGCATGTTTCCTGTCCTCACCCCCTACCGCATCATCAAGAGCAGCAACATCATCACCATGAGCCACAACAACAGCTATCCCAGCAGCCACAGCAAGATCCAATCAGACCTATGAAG ATCAAACTGCCCATTCCCGACATGCTTCCATCAGAGTCCCTGTTGAGGACAGATTCACTATCCAGCATCGAGCCAGCTTTTTCAGATGGATCAGTTGGGTCTGCACCATCTTTGGGCCCTAGTCCTGGACCCAGCAACATTGTGGACATCAGCAGAAATGATCTGAGCCAAACTCACATCAAGCTGCTAAAGCATCAGGAGAAAGCTGCAGAG ATGGTATGGAAGAAAGACTTTGATGATCCACTGAATCCCGAAGCCTGGGCTTCTATGCAGAAACTCTCTGGTTCA GCTGATGAGAAGGCTTTCGACTTAAAACCTGGCTTCATAACCTCATTTTTGGACTTCCTGAAGACAGGCAAAAAACAGACGGGCTTCGAGCATGGACATGATGGAGGTGAACAAGAAGCACTAAACTCCTGTTTCTCTCTTAAGGGGGAGATCAGGCCCTTAACTTCGCCTCATCCTCCCCTACCACAGACTCCTCCACTGCCGCCTACAGGAACATTCAGTGAGGGAGGGCAGGGTGAGGGGGCAGACTTGGCACTCAGCAGCTGTCCGAGTCCCTGCAAGCCTCTGGATGAGGAGCTTAAAGGGAACCTGGAAACGCtgccctccttctcctctgatGAGGAGGACTCGGTCAGTAAGAATCAGGACCTGCAGAAGAGCATCTCATCTGCCATCTCTGCCCTCTATGACACCCCACACACGTTGGCTGCTGCCATGGCTTCTGCCATGGTGAAAGCCCCACCCACCTTGTCTACCCCTACTCCACCACCTCTTACCCCCCCACTTCCTGCCATTCCTCCCCTCATTCCCAGTACAGAGAATGGAAAAGAGGAGGCCCTAACATACAATGAGCAACACATACAGGACAAGAGGGACCAACAGTTAGACTCCCCACAGTCAAATAGAGAAGAAGCAGTGGAGAGGGAGGTTGAGCAAGGAGGAgtagaagaggaggatggagaaggAACGACTGTAAATAATAAAGATTTAATAAGACATTCACACAGTCTACAAAGACTCCTGGAtgaacaggaggaagaggaagagaaagaggaaaggaTGACTGAAATGCAGATTTTGGAGGTTTCCGAGGTTTCAG ATTCTCCATCAGGATCTGTGCTTGCTCCTGAACATCCATCCCCATCATTGTCCATCTCCCCCTCACCACCCTCCTACTCTGCAccctcacccctccctcccctgtgTCTCTCTGTACCCTCCCCAATGCCATTCCGTCAGGAAGAGGAAATGGAAAATCCAACTTATCCTCcttctgagcagcagcagcactccttcCAGCGGGCTCCAACAGCAGGCACCTCTCCACCCCCATCCACTTCCCCTCCAGCTGTCCCGTCCTCACCTCTCTCCAATCTTCCCCTGGGCCAGtccatccctcctccttccACCACACCCCCTCCATCATCCTCTGATCAGGACCAGGAACCTGATGTTGGGCAGCCTTCCCCCTtctcaccctcctcttcctcaccctcTTCATCGTCctctccaccaccatcacctccaaCCCCAGAAGAGGCCCCAGCATCTCAGCGACTTACCTCCCTCCACCTGGCAAAGAAACAGGCTGACGCTGCTATAGCCGGTGAGAGTGAAGAGGAGGACAGTGAGAGTGGAGGCGAGGGAATCTTTCGTGAACGGGACGAGTTTGTGGTTCGAACTGAGGACATCGGGACTCTTAAG ATGGCCTTGCAGACGGGAAGAGAGCCCCCACCAATCTGGAGGGTGCAGAAAGCCTTGCTCCAGAAATTCAGCCCAGAGATCAAGGATGGTCAAAGGCAGTTCTGTGCAACAAGTAAT TATCTGGGCTACTTCGGTGATGCTAAAATGCGCTACCAGCGTTTGTATGTGAAGTTTTTGGAGAACGTCAACAAAAAAGATTATGTCAGAGTGTGTTCTCGAAAGCCATGGCATAGAGCTGGTCTGACTCTGAG GCGCCAGTCTTTACCGAAACAGCTGCCCACCAATCACAATCGAACCCCACCTCAAGTGGAGAGAGAcgacagagacagggagagacagaaagagagagagctgaaaGAGCAAAGAGAAAAGGAACAACGAGAGAGGGAAAATAGGGAAAAAGTAGAAAAGGAGTATAaggaaagacagaggagagagagattagagaaagagaggaaagaaagggagaaacaagagcaggagcagaaagagaggaacagaaaggaaataaagaagGTGGAGCGGGAAAAGGAGGACAGAGATGAAAATGAGAGGGGGAatagagaaagtgagagagaaatggaaagGGAGAACGAGAAGGGAAGTGAAAGAGGGGAGAAAGGGCCGAAGGAAAGGGAGAAAGGGGAATatgagagagagcaaagagagagagagctgaaagAGACGGAGCGAAGGAACAGGgagcagaaagagaaggagaaacaggATAAGGAgcggaaagagagggagaaacaggaaagagaaaggagagaaagggagagacacGAGAGAGAActaaaagagagggaaagacatgagagagaacaaagagagagggagcggaAGGAGAGAGAGCACAAAGAAACCGACAAcctagagagagagaaaagagacaaagagagggaaaagagagaaagggagcagagagaggcacaaGAACAGAAAGACCGCGAACAGAAGGAGAGggatgaagagagagggagagtgcagaaagaaaaagagagaagagagaatgagaaggagaaggagaaacaaaGGGATCAGGAGAATGTGCGTGGAAGGAGAGATGACACAATGGAGATTGCTGGGTTGAAGGAggataaaagaagaagagagaagaagatggAGTGTCAGACCAGAGCCAAGACCTCACAGGACAATGTGGAGCCTCCTCCCAAAAAGAGAATGAAATGGCTGAAGGTGGTGCAGTCCTCCTCCGACGAATCTGATTCCTCCCCACCCAGTGATGAGGACG gGCCTGTGCAGGGTGGGGCTGACAGCCGAGCAATGAGGGAGATGTTTAGGAGCTATGTGGAAATGTTGGTCAGCACAGCACTTGACCCTGATATGATCCAGGCACTGCAGGACACTGATG ACGAGTTGTACCTCCCACCCATGAGGAGAATTGATAGCCTGCTCAGTGAACAGAAGAGGAGGTTACTGAGGAGGGTCAACATGAGTGCTCAGCACCAG GAGGCTTTACATATATTTCCCCGATTGACGGCAGATACGCTGGAATCCGGAGCTGTCAAAGTTCACCTTGGCGGGGAGGGATACAATCGCAAAACCCTCAACTGGGTCAAGAGGAGTATTCCTAAGCAACAG GATCTGAAGCTGTCAATTGAAACTTGCCGGATCTACAGTTTGTATCATTCCCTTCACCACTTCAAGTATCACACCTTCCTGCATTGCAAGAAGGAG ACGCACAGTATTGAGCAAGCAGCGGAGGATCCTGGCCAGGAGGAGGTGGTGCAGCAGTGCATGGCCAACCAGGGCTGGTTGGAGAGCCTCTATAACTCCTTCATGGAACTACTAAGCCTTAGTGCCAAGGCCTGA